One window from the genome of Magnolia sinica isolate HGM2019 chromosome 4, MsV1, whole genome shotgun sequence encodes:
- the LOC131243527 gene encoding ABC transporter B family member 13 isoform X2 — protein sequence MSTLSKKGEAAYAEAGKVAEEVISQVRTVYSFVGEEKAVEAYSKLLKTALKLGKKSGFAKGIGVGTTYGLLFCTWAFLLWYAGILVRHHVTNGGKAFTTIINVVFSGFALGQAAPNLSAIAKGQAAISNIISMIDVDSKSTKTLDRGIVLPEVAGKIEFSKVSFAYPSRPNMIFEDLSFLMSAGKTFAVVGPSGSGKSTIISMVERFYEPTSGKILLDGFDLKILQLKWLRGQMGLVSQEPALFATSIAGNILYGREDAELDHIVEAAKAANAHSFIQALPEGYHTQVGEGGTQLSGGQKQRIAIARAVLRNPKILLLDEATSALDAESELVVQQALERIMLDRTTIIVAHRLSTIRDVDKIIVLKNGKVVESGTHFELMSKGEDGEYATLVSLQVSSNGGNQNQETSQESVTSHFSELNHTQAIHKKSESIDGRETLTHDQRLDRLGSASSPSIGKLIRMNRAEWPNAVLGSVGAIISGMQTPLFALGITQVLSAFYSHDQRQMKHEIEKVALIFVGAAIVTVPVYLVQHYFYTAMGEQITTRVRLSIFSAILRNEIGWFDLDENNSGTLASMLAADATLVRSAIADRLSTIIQNISLVATAFFIAFFLSWRMAAVVLATYPLIISAAIAEQMFLRGLGGNYTRAYSRATAIAREAIINIRTVAAFGAEDRISAQFTNELEQPNKQALVRGHISGLSYGISQLFLLSSYALGLWYASQLIKKKESDFGNIMKSFMVLIVTALGVAEALALAPDIVKGSHALGSVFSILERRTAIESDDPLSQPVIEIRGDVEFKDVGFRYPVRPDVPVFDGLNLQVPAGSSLAIVGPSGSGKSSVIALLMRFYDPIKGAVMIDGRDIRCLNLRTLRLRIGLVQQEPVLFSTTIYENILYGRDGASEIEIMKAAKAANAHGFISRMPDGYQTHVGERGIQLSGGQKQRVAIARAILKDPTILLLDEATSALDTASEKLVQEALDTLMYGRTTVMVAHRLSTIRDADRIAVLHCGKVAEIGGHDELISRPGSMYSQLVRLQQQSADGDDLS from the exons ATGTCTACCTTGTCAAAGAAGGGTGAGGCTGCATATGCTGAAGCTGGGAAGGTAGCAGAAGAG GTGATTTCGCAGGTCCGTACCGTGTATTCATTCGTAGGAGAGGAAAAGGCAGTAGAAGCATATTCAAAATTGCTTAAAACCGCCCTTAAGCTGGGGAAGAAAAGCGGGTTTGCAAAAGGAATAGGCGTCGGCACTACATATGGGCTACTCTTTTGCACATGGGCATTCCTTCTTTGGTATGCTGGCATCCTTGTCAGGCATCACGTCACGAACGGCGGTAAAGCATTTACAACAATCATTAATGTCGTCTTCAGCGGATT TGCTCTTGGCCAGGCAGCTCCAAACCTCAGCGCGATTGCCAAAGGTCAGGCGGCCATAAGCAATATCATAAGCATGATAGATGTGGATTCGAAGTCTACTAAGACATTGGACAGGGGCATAGTTCTGCCGGAAGTTGCTGGGAAAATTGAATTCTCGAAGGTATCGTTTGCATACCCTTCCCGCCCAAACATGATTTTTGAAGATCTCAGCTTTTTGATGAGCGCCGGGAAGACATTCGCGGTGGTGGGCCCAAGTGGGTCAGGAAAGAGCACAATAATTTCAATGGTCGAACGGTTCTACGAACCAACCTCAG GTAAAATACTGTTGGATGGCTTTGATCTGAAGATTCTTCAACTAAAATGGCTGAGAGGTCAGATGGGTCTGGTTAGTCAGGAGCCTGCCTTGTTTGCTACCTCTATAGCTGGGAACATTCTCTATGGCAGAGAAGATGCAGAGCTGGACCACATCGTTGAAGCTGCCAAGGCTGCGAATGCACATTCCTTCATTCAAGCATTGCCTGAAGGTTACCATACACAG GTGGGAGAGGGAGGGACTCAGCTTTCAGGAGGACAGAAGCAGCGGATCGCCATTGCTAGAGCAGTGCTTAGAAATCCAAAGATTCTGCTTCTAGACGAGGCCACGAGCGCACTAGATGCAGAATCTGAACTTGTGGTGCAGCAGGCGCTCGAGAGAATCATGTTAGACCGGACAACGATCATAGTCGCGCACAGGTTGTCAACGATCCGCGATGTCGATAAGATCATTGTCCTGAAAAATGGCAAAGTGGTCGAAAGCGGGACCCACTTTGAGCTGATGTCAAAGGGAGAAGATGGAGAATATGCTACTCTGGTGAGCCTGCAAGTATCATCCAATGGTGGAAATCAGAACCAGGAAACCTCTCAGGAGTCTGT GACATCGCATTTTTCAGAACTCAACCACACTCAAGCTATCCACAAGAAGTCCGAGTCGATCGATGGAAGAGAAACGCTGACACATGACCAACGGTTGGATCGATTAGGATCAGCATCATCACCGTCGATTGGGAAACTGATTCGGATGAACAGAGCAGAGTGGCCGAACGCAGTGCTTGGATCGGTGGGGGCCATTATCTCGGGCATGCAAACTCCTCTCTTCGCTCTTGGCATCACACAAGTGTTGAGTGCTTTCTATTCGCATGATCAACGGCAGATGAAGCACGAAATTGAGAAGGTTGCGCTGATATTCGTCGGAGCTGCCATTGTCACAGTTCCTGTGTATCTGGTGCAGCACTACTTTTATACAGCAATGGGAGAGCAGATCACGACTCGGGTCCGGCTCTCTATTTTCTCAG CTATCCTTCGCAACGAaattggatggtttgatttggATGAGAATAACAGTGGGACACTAGCATCAATGCTGGCAGCTGATGCAACTTTGGTTAGAAGTGCAATCGCAGACCGTCTATCTACCATCATTCAGAACATATCACTTGTTGCTACTGCATTCTTCATTGCCTTCTTTCTCAGCTGGCGGATGGCAGCTGTCGTTCTTGCTACCTACCCTCTGATCATCAGTGCAGCGATAGCAGAG CAAATGTTTCTAAGGGGACTTGGCGGGAACTACACACGTGCTTATTCCCGAGCGACCGCCATCGCCCGAGAAGCAATCATCAACATCAGAACCGTCGCTGCCTTCGGTGCAGAGGATCGGATATCAGCCCAGTTCACCAACGAACTAGAACAAccaaacaaacaggcccttgtaCGTGGACACATATCAGGCCTCAGCTATGGCATCTCCCAGCTCTTTCTTCTATCTTCATACGCACTCGGCCTCTGGTATGCATCACAGCTAATCAAGAAAAAAGAATCTGACTTCGGCAACATCATGAAATCCTTCATGGTCCTGATCGTCACAGCATTGGGGGTTGCAGAAGCTCTTGCACTCGCACCCGACATCGTTAAAGGATCCCACGCTCTTGGATCTGTCTTTAGCATTCTTGAACGAAGAACAGCCATTGAATCTGATGACCCATTATCTCAACCGGTCATTGAAATCAGAGGAGATGTAGAATTCAAAGACGTGGGCTTTCGGTATCCTGTCAGGCCTGATGTTCCGGTCTTCGACGGTTTGAATTTGCAAGTGCCGGCGGGGAGCAGTTTGGCGATAGTCGGCCCGAGTGGGTCCGGGAAGAGTTCTGTGATCGCGCTTTTGATGAGATTCTACGATCCGATAAAGGGTGCGGTTATGATCGATGGACGAGATATCAGGTGTTTGAATTTAAGAACGTTGCGGCTGAGGATTGGTCTAGTTCAACAAGAGCCCGTTCTGTTTTCGACGACGATCTATGAAAATATTCTGTATGGGAGGGACGGAGCATCGGAGATTGAGATAATGAAGGCTGCAAAAGCGGCGAATGCTCATGGGTTTATCAGTAGAATGCCCGACGGGTATCAGACGCATGTCGGGGAGCGGGGAATTCAGCTGTCGGGAGGGCAGAAACAGAGGGTGGCGATTGCTCGGGCCATCTTGAAGGACCCGACGATTCTTCTGTTGGATGAGGCTACCAGTGCATTGGACACAGCTTCTGAGAAGCTGGTTCAAGAGGCTCTGGATACGTTGATGTATGGCCGGACGACTGTCATGGTGGCCCACCGGCTTTCAACCATCCGAGATGCTGATAGGATCGCCGTGCTACATTGCGGGAAGGTGGCGGAAATCGGTGGCCATGATGAGCTGATTAGTAGGCCTGGGAGTATGTATTCTCAGCTAGTTAGATTACAACAGCAGAGTGCCGATGGAGATGATCTGAGCTGA